In a single window of the Raphanus sativus cultivar WK10039 chromosome 9, ASM80110v3, whole genome shotgun sequence genome:
- the LOC108827060 gene encoding uncharacterized protein LOC108827060, with protein sequence MQVISPATRFVGKESFAELYGKLNDDFSSKLKVGFTKEEEEEEKNRDENHLDKSWWNQDDDDDEREEEDEEFSFTSVNADEAFEDGQIQPVYPLFNRNLLLEPDERSLRSPLKKLLFVESEEAATEREEESEPLGPYCSWSGRTVVEEASPETCRKSSSTGFSKLWRFRDLVSRSSSDGKDAFVFLNHGDKNKMKKQSSSNPAAKLSGGVKRTEKEEKKKRSAHERLYMRNRAIREEGRRRSYLPYRHVGFFTNVNGLTRNVHPY encoded by the coding sequence ATGCAAGTGATCTCTCCGGCGACGAGATTCGTCGGAAAAGAGAGCTTCGCCGAACTCTACGGGAAACTAAACGATGACTTCAGCTCGAAACTGAAGGTCGGTTTTAcaaaggaagaggaagaagaagaaaagaacagAGATGAGAATCATCTTGACAAGTCTTGGTGGAatcaagatgatgatgatgatgagagagaagaagaagatgaagagttCTCGTTCACGAGTGTAAACGCAGACGAAGCTTTCGAAGACGGTCAGATCCAGCCGGTTTATCCTCTCTTTAACCGGAATCTCCTCCTCGAACCGGACGAGAGATCTCTCCGCTCGCCTCTCAAGAAGCTCCTCTTCGTGGAGAGCGAGGAAGCCGCCACCGAAAGGGAGGAAGAGTCAGAGCCGTTGGGACCGTACTGCTCCTGGTCTGGGAGAACGGTGGTTGAGGAAGCTTCGCCGGAGACTTGTCGGAAAAGCAGTTCGACGGGGTTCTCGAAGCTGTGGAGGTTTAGAGATCTCGTCTCGAGAAGCAGCAGCGACGGAAAAGACGCGTTTGTGTTCTTGAATCACGGCGACAAGAATAAGATGAAGAAGCAGTCTTCTTCTAATCCGGCGGCTAAATTGAGCGGGGGCGTGAAGAGAACggagaaggaagagaagaagaagaggtcgGCACATGAGAGGCTGTACATGAGGAACAGAGCGATCAGAGAAGAAGGGAGACGAAGATCGTATCTTCCTTACAGACATGTTGGATTCTTCACCAATGTGAATGGACTTACTAGAAATGTTCATCCTTACTGA